A window of the Cannabis sativa cultivar Pink pepper isolate KNU-18-1 chromosome X, ASM2916894v1, whole genome shotgun sequence genome harbors these coding sequences:
- the LOC115709334 gene encoding protein WHAT'S THIS FACTOR 1 homolog, chloroplastic: MHIRNLNCLIHKPSIKYFCRSFSLWSMKKDPDLESALSRNRRWIVNNQIKNIVLRYPNQILPLRFLQKKFKTLDLQGSAMNWVKKYPCCFEVFLQHDEYYCRLTKRMMALVEEEETVKDMQEQVLVQRLAKLLMMSTNHRLNVVKLNELKRNFGFSDDYLIRIVPKYSDLFRIVNYGGRRSSMDIELVSWNSDLAVSAIEISAQKQGVEPCFSCSLPSTWVKSWERFHEFNSTPYVSPYMDPGQLVEGTKEMEKRTVGLVHELLSLTLWKKVSILKLGHFKREFRLPDKLNVLLLKHLGIFYVSNKYQLYTVLLREGYKGSELIDKDPLVVVKEKFGELMQEGLHEYNRRHCSQNLEKKRKAGMVLSRLREIEDKNSDLSDSEDQVQGDKLGGLFDPEERKRFYKVLFDDDAPG, encoded by the coding sequence ATGCATATCAGAAATCTGAACTGTTTGATTCATAAACCCTCCATTAAGTATTTTTGTCGAAGTTTTTCTCTATGGTCAATGAAGAAGGACCCTGATCTTGAATCAGCTCTCTCTAGAAACCGTAGATGGATAGTCAATAATCAAATTAAGAATATAGTCCTTCGATACCCGAATCAGATACTACCACTGAGATTCCTCCAGAAAAAGTTCAAGACCCTTGATCTCCAGGGAAGTGCTATGAATTGGGTCAAAAAATACCCTTGTTGCTTTGAGGTTTTTCTCCAACATGATGAGTATTACTGTCGGTTAACCAAAAGGATGATGGCTTTGGTGGAGGAGGAAGAAACTGTCAAGGATATGCAGGAACAGGTGCTTGTGCAGCGATTGGCGAAGTTGCTGATGATGAGCACAAATCACAGACTCAATGTTGTGAAACTTAATGAGCTGAAAAGGAATTTCGGGTTTTCTGATGATTACTTGATTAGGATTGTGCCCAAGTACTCTGATTTGTTTCGAATTGTCAATTATGGTGGGAGGCGGAGTTCAATGGATATTGAACTTGTCTCTTGGAACTCTGATTTGGCTGTTTCTGCAATTGAGATCTCAGCTCAAAAGCAGGGTGTTGAACCTTGTTTCTCTTGTTCGTTGCCTTCAACTTGGGTGAAGTCTTGGGAAAGATTTCATGAATTCAATTCGACTCCTTATGTATCACCGTATATGGACCCTGGCCAACTTGTGGAAGGAACAAAGGAAATGGAGAAGAGGACAGTGGGGTTGGTGCATGAGCTGTTGTCATTGACTCTGTGGAAGAAAGTGTCAATATTAAAGCTTGGACATTTTAAGAGAGAGTTTCGATTACCTGACAAATTGAATGTTTTGTTGCTCAAGCACCTTGGTATATTCTATGTTTCGAATAAGTATCAGCTCTATACTGTACTTCTTAGAGAAGGTTATAAGGGATCAGAGTTGATTGATAAGGATCCCCTCGTTGTGGTAAAGGAGAAGTTTGGTGAGCTGATGCAGGAAGGGCTTCATGAATATAATCGAAGGCATTGCTCCCAAAATTTAGAAAAGAAGAGAAAGGCAGGCATGGTTTTGAGTAGATTGCGTGAAATCGAAGATAAAAACTCAGACCTTTCTGATTCTGAGGATCAGGTACAAGGAGACAAGCTAGGTGGCTTATTTGATCCAGAAGAAAGAAAGCGGTTTTATAAAGTTCTCTTTGATGATGATGCTCCAGGATAA